One Bacillus amyloliquefaciens DSM 7 = ATCC 23350 DNA window includes the following coding sequences:
- a CDS encoding isochorismatase, with protein MAIPAIPAYALPTASDMPENKVSWTLNPNRAVLLIHDMQNYFVDAFTKGEAPITEAAQNIKKIKEQCKALGIPVVYTAQPGSQDLADRALLTDFWGPGLKSGPYEEKIIPELAPDDQDIVLTKWRYSAFKRTNLLDIMRESGRDQLMITGIYAHIGCLVTACEAFMDDIQSFFIGDAVADFSSEKHKMAIEYASQRCAYTALTNEVLELLAGSADGEEKTSAALTKERMREQIAAILQESPSDILDQEDLLDRGLDSVRIMSLVEQWRRDGAEVTFVELAENPTLEEWWRLLSSRSQKVLPNADYL; from the coding sequence TTGGCTATACCGGCTATTCCCGCATATGCGCTGCCGACAGCGTCAGATATGCCTGAAAATAAAGTATCGTGGACTCTGAACCCGAACCGCGCGGTGCTTTTAATCCATGACATGCAGAATTATTTCGTCGATGCGTTTACGAAAGGGGAGGCTCCGATCACGGAGGCGGCTCAGAATATCAAAAAAATAAAAGAGCAATGCAAAGCGCTCGGAATTCCGGTGGTGTACACCGCGCAGCCTGGCAGCCAAGACCTGGCGGACCGTGCGCTGCTGACGGATTTTTGGGGGCCGGGACTCAAAAGCGGGCCTTATGAGGAAAAGATCATTCCGGAACTTGCCCCTGATGATCAGGACATTGTCCTCACAAAGTGGAGATACAGCGCGTTTAAACGGACGAATCTCCTTGACATCATGCGTGAAAGCGGCAGGGACCAGCTCATGATTACGGGAATTTATGCACACATCGGCTGCCTCGTCACAGCCTGTGAAGCATTTATGGATGATATCCAAAGCTTCTTTATCGGAGACGCCGTTGCTGATTTTTCTTCAGAAAAACATAAGATGGCCATCGAATATGCGTCCCAGCGCTGTGCTTACACGGCTTTGACAAACGAAGTGCTGGAGCTCTTGGCAGGCTCTGCTGACGGAGAAGAGAAGACTTCAGCCGCATTGACAAAAGAACGGATGAGGGAGCAAATTGCGGCGATTCTTCAAGAATCACCGTCTGATATTCTGGATCAGGAAGACCTGCTGGATAGAGGCCTTGACTCTGTCAGAATCATGAGCCTTGTCGAACAATGGCGCCGTGACGGAGCTGAAGTGACGTTTGTGGAACTGGCGGAGAATCCGACGCTGGAAGAGTGGTGGAGACTGCTTTCTTCCCGATCTCAAAAAGTCTTGCCGAACGCAGATTATTTATAA